The following proteins come from a genomic window of Alosa sapidissima isolate fAloSap1 chromosome 22, fAloSap1.pri, whole genome shotgun sequence:
- the LOC121697217 gene encoding sodium/potassium-transporting ATPase subunit alpha-1-like, whose protein sequence is MGLGKGNDKYKLAATSEDGGKKGKKERNMDDLKKEVDLDDHKLTLDELHRKYGTDLQRGLTSTRAKEVLDRDGPNSLTPPPTTPEWVKFCKQLFGGFSTLLWIGAILCFLAYGIQAASEDEPANDNLYLGVVLSAVVIITGCFSYFQEAKSSKIMESFKNLVPQQALVVRDGEKKSIDAVEVVAGDLVEVKGGDRIPADLRIISAHGCKVDNSSLTGESEPQSRTPDFSNDNPLETRNIVFFSTNCVEGTARGIVINTGDRTVMGRIATLASSLDGGQTPIAREIEHFIHIITGVAVFLGVSFFILSLVLGYGVLEAVIFLIGIIVANVPEGLLATVTVCLTLTAKRMAKKNCLVKNLEAVETLGSTSTICSDKTGTLTQNRMTVAHMWFDNQIHEADTTENQTGTAFDRSSATWNSLARVAGLCNRAVFLADQQNVPILKRDTAGDASESALLKCIELCCGPVKEMREKYQKLSEIPFNSTNKYQVSIHKNVTPGETKHLLVMKGAPERILDRCSSIVLQGKEQPLDDEMKDAFQNAYVELGGLGERVLGFCHYNLPDDQFPDGFQFDTEEVNFPTEKLCFVGLMSMIDPPRAAVPDAVGKCRSAGIKVIMVTGDHPITAKAIAKGVGIISEGNETVEDIATRLNIPVDEVNPRDAKACVVHGNELKDMAPEFLDDILRYHTEIVFARTSPQQKLIIVEGCQRQGAIVAVTGDGVNDSPALKKADIGVAMGIAGSDVSKQAADMILLDDNFASIVTGVEEGRLIFDNLKKSIAYTLTSNIPEISPFLLFILANIPLPLGTVTILCIDLGTDMVPAISLAYEKAESDIMKRQPRNPKTDKLVNERLISIAYGQIGMMQATAGFFTYFVILAENGFLPSFLIGIRESWDDKANNEVEDSYGQQWTYEQRKIVEFTCHTAFFASIVVVQWADLIICKTRRNSILQQGMTNKILIFGLFEETALAAFLSYCPGMDIALRMFPLKPLWWFCAFPYSLLIFLYDEARRYLLRRNPGGWVEMETYY, encoded by the exons GATGACCACAAACTGACCTTGGATGAGCTTCACCGCAAATATGGAACAGACCTGCAGAGG GGTCTGACCTCCACTCGTGCAAAAGAGGTCCTTGATCGTGATGGTCCCAATTCTCTGaccccaccacccaccaccccaGAATGGGTGAAGTTCTGCAAGCAGCTCTTTGGTGGGTTCTCCACTCTGCTGTGGATTGGAGCCATCCTCTGCTTCCTGGCTTACGGTATTCAGGCTGCCTCAGAAGATGAACCagcaaatgataat CTGTACTTGGGTGTTGTGCTATCTGCTGTCGTCATCATCACTGGCTGTTTCTCCTACTTTCAAGAAGCCAAGAGTTCAAAGATTATGGAGTCCTTTAAGAACCTGGTCCCTCAG CAAGCTCTGGTTGTGCGTGacggagagaaaaagagcatcGATGCTGTGGAGGTGGTGGCTGGAGATCTGGTGGAGGTGAAAGGTGGAGACAGAATCCCTGCTGACCTGCGTATCATCTCTGCTCATGGCTGCAAG GTGGacaactcctccctcacagGAGAATCCGAGCCTCAGAGTCGTACCCCTGACTTCTCCAACGACAACCCTCTGGAGACCAGGAACATTGTGTTCTTCTCCACCAACTGTGTTGAAG GCACTGCCAGAGGAATTGTGATCAACACTGGTGACCGCACTGTCATGGGTCGGATTGCCACTCTTGCCTCCAGTCTGGATGGAGGGCAAACCCCAATTGCCAGAGAGATTGAGCACTTCATTCACATCATCACCGGCGTGGCTGTCTTCCTGGGAGTCTCtttcttcatcctctctctcgtCCTCGGATATGGTGTGCTTGAGGCCGTCATCTTCCTCATCGGTATCATTGTCGCTAACGTGCCAGAAGGACTGCTGGCTACTGTCACT GTGTGTCTGACCCTGACTGCCAAGCGCATGGCCAAGAAGAACTGCCTGGTGAAGAACCTGGAAGCTGTGGAGACTCTGGGCTCTACCTCCACCATCTGCTCTGACAAGACCGGAACTCTGACCCAAAACCGCATGACGGTGGCCCACATGTGGTTCGACAACCAGATCCATGAAGCCGACACCACCGAGAACCAGACAGGAACCGCTTTTGACCGCTCATCAGCAACCTGGAACTCCCTGGCACGCGTGGCTGGTCTGTGCAACCGCGCTGTCTTCCTGGCAGATCAGCAGAATGTCCCCATCCTCAAG agagacacagctgGAGACGCCTCTGAGTCTGCCCTGCTGAAGTGCATTGAGCTGTGCTGTGGCCCGGTGAAAGAGATGCGTGAGAAGTACCAGAAGCTTTCTGAGATCCCCTTCAACTCCACCAACAAATACCAG GTATCCATCCACAAAAACGTCACCCCTGGAGAGACAAAGCACCTGTTGGTGATGAAGGGAGCCCCAGAGAGGATCCTGGACCGCTGCTCATCCATCGTGCTTCAGGGCAAAGAACAGCCCCTGGATGACGAGATGAAGGATGCCTTCCAGAATGCCTATGTTGAACTTGGAGGTCTAGGAGAAAGAGTGCTCG GTTTTTGCCATTACAACCTGCCCGACGACCAGTTCCCTGATGGATTTCAGTTTGATACTGAGGAAGTGAACTTCCCTACTGAAAAGCTGTGTTTTGTCGGCCTCATGTCCATGATTGACCCACCTCGTGCTGCTGTGCCTGATGCTGTGGGCAAATGCAGGAGCGCTGGCATCAAG GTTATCATGGTGACTGGCGATCATCCTATCACTGCCAAGGCCATTGCCAAAGGTGTGGGTATCATCTCTGAAGGAAATGAGACTGTGGAGGACATTGCCACTCGCCTGAACATCCCTGTTGATGAGGTCAACCCAAG AGATGCCAAGGCTTGTGTCGTCCATGGTAATGAACTGAAGGACATGGCACCTGAATTTCTGGATGACATCCTGAGGTACCACACTGAGATTGTGTTTGCCAGAAcctctccacagcagaaactcATCATTGTTGAGGGCTGCCAGCGACAG GGTGCCATTGTGGCTGTAACCGGTGATGGCGTCAACGACTCTCCTGCCCTGAAGAAGGCTGACATTGGTGTTGCTATGGGTATCGCCGGATCTGACGTCTCTAAGCAGGCTGCTGACATGATCCTTCTAGATGATAACTTCGCCTCCATTGTTACAGGAGTTGAAGAAG GTCGTCTGATCTTTGACAACTTGAAGAAGTCCATCGCCTACACTCTGACCAGTAACATCCCAGAGATTTCAcctttcctcctcttcatcctcgcCAACATCCCACTGCCTCTGGGCACAGTCACCATCCTCTGTATTGACCTGGGCACTGACATG GTTCCTGCTATCTCCCTGGCTTACGAAAAAGCTGAAAGCGACATCATGAAGAGACAGCCCAGAAACCCAAAGACAGACAAGCTGGTGAACGAGAGGCTTATCAGTATTGCCTATGGGCAGATCG GTATGATGCAGGCCACAGCAGGATTCTTCACCTACTTCGTAATCCTGGCTGAAAATGGATTCCTGCCCTCATTTCTCATAGGAATACGTGAGAGTTGGGATGATAAAGCCAACAATGAAGTTGAAGACAGTTATGGTCAGCAGTGG ACTTACGAACAAAGAAAAATAGTGGAGTTTACATGTCACACAGCGTTCTTTGCCAGTATTGTGGTTGTGCAGTGGGCTGATCTTATAATCTGCAAAACGAGAAGAAACTCCATCCTTCAGCAAGGAATGAC AAATAAAATCCTCATCTTCGGCCTGTTTGAGGAGACAGCCCTGGCTGCTTTCCTGTCATATTGCCCAGGCATGGACATTGCTCTCAGAATGTTCCCCCTCAA GCCTTTATGGTGGTTCTGTGCATTCCCCTATTCCCTACTCATCTTCCTTTATGATGAGGCCAGAAGATATCTCCTGCGGAGAAACCCAGGAG GCTGGGTGGAAATGGAAACATACTATTAG